From Hydractinia symbiolongicarpus strain clone_291-10 chromosome 11, HSymV2.1, whole genome shotgun sequence, the proteins below share one genomic window:
- the LOC130613727 gene encoding glucose-6-phosphate isomerase-like isoform X1, producing MSVFRLSWSVNKMVQLTDKPEFKELQSHYEKAKTWHMRKLFSEDGSRFSKFSSNLSTQEGNVLLDYSKNVINEETFSLLINLARSCNVESMRDKMFSGERINITEDRAVLHIALRNRSNSPILVDGKDVMGDVNQVLEQIKAFTNDVRSGKWVGYTGKAIKDVVNIGIGGSDLGPQMVVNALQPYADGPKVHFVSNIDGTHMAETLKSVCPETTLFVVASKTFTTIETITNAKTARAWLLKASGDKSSVAKHFIALSTNKEKVGEFGIDTKNMFAFWDWVGGRYSLWSAIGMGIVLAIGMDNFERMLDGAHFMDNHFKSAPMEQNLPVILGVLGVWYNNFFNSQTHAILPYDQYMNRFAAYFQQGDMESNGKSVSRDGEFVKYSTGPVIWGEPGTNGQHAFYQLIHQGRKIIPCDFLLPVETHNPIADGVHHEILTANFLAQTEALMKGKTSDEARAELEKAGKSKEEIAKLLAHKQFEGNRPTNSIVFPKLTPFMLGMLVALYEHKIFVQGIIWNINSYDQWGVELGKQLATVIQKELQSTEPSTNHDCSTNALINYMKANKK from the exons ATGAGTGTTTTTAGATTAAGttggag TGTCAACAAAATGGTGCAATTAACTGACAAACCTGAATTCAAAGAATTGCAATCACATTATGAAAAAGCAAAGACATGGCATATGAGAAAGTTATTTAGTGAAGATGGCAGCAGATTTTCTAAATTCAG CTCCAATTTATCAACACAAGAGGGTAATGTGTTATTAGATTActcaaaaaatgttattaacgAAGAAACGTTTTCTTTACTAATTAATttg GCCAGGTCTTGCAATGTTGAAAGCATGCGTGATAAAATGTTTTCTGGTGAACGCATTAACATTACAGAG GATCGAGCAGTACTACATATTGCACTTAGAAATCGATCTAATAGTCCTATCTTGGTGGATGGAAAAGAT gtaATGGGTGATGTCAATCAAGTTTTAGAACAGATAAAAGCATTTACTAAT gatGTGCGCAGTGGAAAATGGGTTGGATATACTGGCAAAGCAATCAAAGATGTCGTGAATATTGGTATTGGTGGTTCAGACTTG GGTCCACAAATGGTAGTAAATGCCCTTCAACCGTATGCAGATGGACCAAAAGTTCATTTTGTTTCCAACATTGATGGTACCCACATGGCTGAAACACTAAAGTCGGTTTGTCCTGAAACTACCTTATTCGTAGTTGCATCTAAG ACTTTCACCACTATTGAGACGATAACTAATGCAAAGACAGCTAGAGCTTGGTTACTGAAAGCTTCTGGTGAT aAATCATCCGTAGCCAAACATTTTATTGCGTTATCAACAAACAAG GAGAAAGTAGGCGAATTTGGAATTGACACAAAGAACATGTTTGCTTTTTGGGAT TGGGTAGGAGGTCGTTATTCGTTATGGTCTGCTATTGGTATGGGGATAGTACTGGCTATAG ggATGGATAACTTCGAAAGAATGTTGGATGGTGCACATTTCATG GATAACCATTTCAAATCAGCTCCAATGGAACAAAAT CTTCCAGTCATTCTTGGTGTACTGGGTGTATGGTACAATAATTTCTTCAATTCACAAACTCACGCCATCCTCCCATATGATCAG tatATGAACCGTTTTGCAGCTTATTTCCAACAG GGTGATATGGAATCCAATGGTAAAAGCGTCAGCCGAGATGGAGAGTTCGTGAAGTACAGTACTGGACCTGTTATATGGGGTGAACCTGGTACGAACGGACAACATGCTTTCTACCAACTCATCCATCAAG GTCGAAAAATCATACCTTGTGACTTTTTGCTGCCTGTTGAAACACACAATCCCATTGCGGACGGAGTACATCATGAG ATTTTGACAGCTAACTTTTTGGCTCAAACTGAAGCTTTGATGAAAGGAAAGACTTCAGACGAAGCTCGTGCAGAATTAGAGAAAGCTGGTAAAAGCAAAGAGGAGATTGCCAAGTTGTTGGCTCACAAG CAATTTGAAGGCAACCGTCCAACCAACTCAATTGTGTTTCCAAAGTTGACTCCATTTATGCTTGGCATGTTAGTGG CATTATATGAACACAAAATCTTCGTGCAAGGCATAATTTGGAACATTAATTCCTACGATCAATGGGG
- the LOC130613727 gene encoding glucose-6-phosphate isomerase-like isoform X2, with the protein MVQLTDKPEFKELQSHYEKAKTWHMRKLFSEDGSRFSKFSSNLSTQEGNVLLDYSKNVINEETFSLLINLARSCNVESMRDKMFSGERINITEDRAVLHIALRNRSNSPILVDGKDVMGDVNQVLEQIKAFTNDVRSGKWVGYTGKAIKDVVNIGIGGSDLGPQMVVNALQPYADGPKVHFVSNIDGTHMAETLKSVCPETTLFVVASKTFTTIETITNAKTARAWLLKASGDKSSVAKHFIALSTNKEKVGEFGIDTKNMFAFWDWVGGRYSLWSAIGMGIVLAIGMDNFERMLDGAHFMDNHFKSAPMEQNLPVILGVLGVWYNNFFNSQTHAILPYDQYMNRFAAYFQQGDMESNGKSVSRDGEFVKYSTGPVIWGEPGTNGQHAFYQLIHQGRKIIPCDFLLPVETHNPIADGVHHEILTANFLAQTEALMKGKTSDEARAELEKAGKSKEEIAKLLAHKQFEGNRPTNSIVFPKLTPFMLGMLVALYEHKIFVQGIIWNINSYDQWGVELGKQLATVIQKELQSTEPSTNHDCSTNALINYMKANKK; encoded by the exons ATGGTGCAATTAACTGACAAACCTGAATTCAAAGAATTGCAATCACATTATGAAAAAGCAAAGACATGGCATATGAGAAAGTTATTTAGTGAAGATGGCAGCAGATTTTCTAAATTCAG CTCCAATTTATCAACACAAGAGGGTAATGTGTTATTAGATTActcaaaaaatgttattaacgAAGAAACGTTTTCTTTACTAATTAATttg GCCAGGTCTTGCAATGTTGAAAGCATGCGTGATAAAATGTTTTCTGGTGAACGCATTAACATTACAGAG GATCGAGCAGTACTACATATTGCACTTAGAAATCGATCTAATAGTCCTATCTTGGTGGATGGAAAAGAT gtaATGGGTGATGTCAATCAAGTTTTAGAACAGATAAAAGCATTTACTAAT gatGTGCGCAGTGGAAAATGGGTTGGATATACTGGCAAAGCAATCAAAGATGTCGTGAATATTGGTATTGGTGGTTCAGACTTG GGTCCACAAATGGTAGTAAATGCCCTTCAACCGTATGCAGATGGACCAAAAGTTCATTTTGTTTCCAACATTGATGGTACCCACATGGCTGAAACACTAAAGTCGGTTTGTCCTGAAACTACCTTATTCGTAGTTGCATCTAAG ACTTTCACCACTATTGAGACGATAACTAATGCAAAGACAGCTAGAGCTTGGTTACTGAAAGCTTCTGGTGAT aAATCATCCGTAGCCAAACATTTTATTGCGTTATCAACAAACAAG GAGAAAGTAGGCGAATTTGGAATTGACACAAAGAACATGTTTGCTTTTTGGGAT TGGGTAGGAGGTCGTTATTCGTTATGGTCTGCTATTGGTATGGGGATAGTACTGGCTATAG ggATGGATAACTTCGAAAGAATGTTGGATGGTGCACATTTCATG GATAACCATTTCAAATCAGCTCCAATGGAACAAAAT CTTCCAGTCATTCTTGGTGTACTGGGTGTATGGTACAATAATTTCTTCAATTCACAAACTCACGCCATCCTCCCATATGATCAG tatATGAACCGTTTTGCAGCTTATTTCCAACAG GGTGATATGGAATCCAATGGTAAAAGCGTCAGCCGAGATGGAGAGTTCGTGAAGTACAGTACTGGACCTGTTATATGGGGTGAACCTGGTACGAACGGACAACATGCTTTCTACCAACTCATCCATCAAG GTCGAAAAATCATACCTTGTGACTTTTTGCTGCCTGTTGAAACACACAATCCCATTGCGGACGGAGTACATCATGAG ATTTTGACAGCTAACTTTTTGGCTCAAACTGAAGCTTTGATGAAAGGAAAGACTTCAGACGAAGCTCGTGCAGAATTAGAGAAAGCTGGTAAAAGCAAAGAGGAGATTGCCAAGTTGTTGGCTCACAAG CAATTTGAAGGCAACCGTCCAACCAACTCAATTGTGTTTCCAAAGTTGACTCCATTTATGCTTGGCATGTTAGTGG CATTATATGAACACAAAATCTTCGTGCAAGGCATAATTTGGAACATTAATTCCTACGATCAATGGGG
- the LOC130614589 gene encoding LOW QUALITY PROTEIN: NEDD8-activating enzyme E1 catalytic subunit-like (The sequence of the model RefSeq protein was modified relative to this genomic sequence to represent the inferred CDS: inserted 1 base in 1 codon): protein MEVDAEVEDQMETDSNSLSGRWNNYRKLLSTNGPLSSDQFEADPNGYDFLRENIKILVVGAGGLGCELLKDLALTGFKHIDVIDMDTIDLSNLNRQFLFRQKDIGKSKAVVAAQFINNRVKGCCVKPHYCKIQDFDEEFYRGFNFVVCGLDSVVARRWINGMLLSLLQYDDSGQLDQTSVVPWIDGGTEGFKGNARVIMPGLTACIECNLDLFPQQVNYPMCTIADTPRLPEHCIEYVKIIXMPKEKPFDGVNIDGDHPEHVKWIFEKAYNRASLYGIEGVTYRLTKGVIKNIIPAVASTNAIIAAMCAAEVLKVATFCYAPMNNYTIFNDAHGVYTYTFEAEKKDNCPACCLKPVDVSLKNESTLKDFLQHLKDNPMLQLKSPGATTILDGKNKTLYIPNIPSLEEATRENLPKTLRELGLSNNQEITVTDVTSPKPLRIRLSYLNL from the exons ATGGAAGTTGATGCAGAAGTTGAAGATCAAAT GGAGACAGACTCGAACTCACTGTCTGGTCGTTGGAACAATTATCGTAAGTTGTTATCAACAAATGGACCGTTATCAAGTGATCAATTTGAAGCAGATCCTAAT GGTTATGATTTCTTGAGAGAAAATATAAAGATACTGGTCGTTGGTGCAGGAGGCCTGGGATGTGAGTTGTTAAAAGACttg gCATTGACAGGATTTAAACACATCGATGTTATTGATATGGATACCATAGATCTTTCAAATTTAAACAGACAATTCTTGTTCAG GCAAAAAGACATTGGAAAATCTAAAGCTGTTGTAGCTGCACAATTTATTAACAATCGAGTTAAAGGCTGCTGCGTAAAGCC TCATTACTGTAAAATACAAGATTTTGATGAAGAATTTTATCGAG GTTTCAATTTTGTTGTGTGCGGGTTGGATTCAGTTGTTGCCAGACGATGGATCAATGGAATGCTG TTGAGCCTTTTGCAATATGACGATAGTGGTCAGCTTGATCAAACTTCTGTTGTACCATGGATAGATGGTGGAACTGAAG GTTTCAAAGGAAATGCCAGAGTTATAATGCCAGGTCTCACTGCTTGTATCGAGTGTAATTTAGATTTATTTCCTCAGCAG GTGAATTATCCAATGTGTACCATTGCTGATACTCCACGTCTTCCAGAACATTGCATAGAATATGTGAAAATCA CAATGCCGAAAGAAAAGCCTTTTGATG GTGTGAATATCGACGGAGACCATCCTGAACACGTTAAATGGATATTCGAAAAAGCTTATAATAGAGCATCGCTGTACGGTATTGAAGGTGTGACGTACAGGTTAACGAAaggtgtcatcaaaaatatcatTCCTGCAGTCGCGTCCACAAACGCTATTATCGCGG caaTGTGTGCAGCAGAAGTGCTGAAGGTCGCCACATT ttgttaCGCTCCGATGAACAATTATACAATTTTTAACGACGCACATGGAGTATATACATACACATTTGAAGCTGAGAAAAAA gaTAATTGCCCAGCTTGCTGTTTGAAACCAGTTGACGTGTCTCTGAAAAATGAGTCGACTTTGAAAGACTTTTTGCAACATCTTAAAGACAATCCGATGTT GCAACTCAAATCTCCGGGCGCGACTACCATACTGGACGGAAAGaataaaacattgtatataCCG AATATTCCCTCTTTAGAAGAAGCTACTCGGGAAAATTTACCTAAAACTTTACgag agctTGGTCTGAGCAATAATCAGGAAATTACCGTCACTGACGTAACGTCACCGAAACCTCTTCGTATTAGACTTTCttatttaaatttgtaa
- the LOC130614590 gene encoding uncharacterized protein LOC130614590 — protein MVLKEQCSGDAEINLTNDEREIVTWRCNLSFTVVVERICNQHYSKYVKIYTLHQRKCCDPFKLHRKTVTKRLSTVTINLAKHMRNRNFADTPGQKICDNCRKKLAAEEDLSQTEDEELDNCGEDYQPHEIQQSFKDSTLSDFRISPIKKHSKSERHKHIESKQKLARVQEKLSYEVGQCYSLASPSSSPVFLKKEQLSEFNQLERKARSFEELIHLIKEKINNTTDKREIMRLLTIVPSSWTIRGNN, from the exons ATGGTTTTGAAAGAGCAATGTAGTGGTGATGCAGAAATCAATTTAACAAACGATGAAAGAGAAATAGTTACGTGGCGCTGTAATTTGTCTTTTACTGTGGTGGTAGAAAGGATTTGTAATCAACACTATTCCAAATATGTGAAAATCTACACATTACATCAACGAAAATGCTGTGATCCCTTCAAGTTGCATAGGAAAACAGTAACAA agAGATTGTCAACAGTGACAATTAACTTAGCAAAGCATATGAGGAATAGAAACTTTGCAGACACACCTGGCCAGAAAATTTGCGATAACTGCAGGAAAAAACTTGCTGCAGAAGAGGATTTATCTCAAACAGAGGATGAAGAGTTGGACAATTGTGGGGAAGATTATCAACCACATGAAATACAACAGTCTTTCAAAGACAGCACACTTTCTGACTTCAGAATCTCTCCAATAAAGAAACACAGTAAATCAGAAAGACATAAGCACATTGAAAGTAAGCAGAAACTAGCTCGTGTTCAGGAAAAACTGAGCTATGAAGTAGGGCAATGTTACTCTTTGGCATCACCTTCTTCAAgtccagtttttttaaaaaaagaacagttGTCAGAATTCAATCAACTGGAGAGAAAAGCTAGGAGTTTCGAAGAGCTTATACATCTAATCAAAGAGAAAATCAACAATACTACTGATAAAAGAGAAATCATGCGCCTCCTAACAATTGTCCCATCTTCTTGGACCATCaggggaaacaattaa